From Micromonospora echinaurantiaca:
TTCAGCGCGGTGCTCGACGACATGGACGCCGACACCCGGCAGGGCGTACGCCTGCTGAACAGCGCGGCGGTGCAGCGCTCCGACCCGGCGGCGCTGGACGCGGTGAACTCCTTCCTGACCGGGCAGCGGCGGTCGGTGAACGCGCTGCTGGACGACGCGACCCGGGCCGAGCGGGACCGCGCCCGGCGCTCGCTGGCCCTGCTGGACGCGATCCGCGAGCGCTCCGACGCGCTGCGCGCCGCGATCGCCTGCGGCCTGCCGGCCCCGGCCGGCAGCGACGCCCTCGGTCCGGCCCCGGCCGCCTGCCCACCCAGCCGCTGACGCCCGCACCTGCCCCCCGCCGGCACCCGGAGTCGCGGAGAGCCGGACACGCCACAGTTCACCTGCCGGCCGGCCGCCGGACGCTCCCTCCCGGCTACTCTCGCCAGGAGGCACACGTCGCGCACGTCGAGCGGAGGGAGGTCGCGTGGTCCGCAGCCGCAAGGTGACCGTCAGCACCGACGCCCACGGTCACACCGCCGGCTGGGCGGAAACGGACCCGGCGGCGCCGACTCCCCCGGAGCCGGACCCGACCGCGGCGGCCTTCTTCGACGTGGACAACACGATGATGCAGGGCGCCTCGATCTACTGGTTCGCCCGCGGGCTCGCCGCGCGCAAGTACTTCACCACCTCCGACCTGGTCCGGTTCGCCTGGCAGCAGCTCCGGTTCCGGCTGCTCGCCACCGAGCACGCCGGCGACATGTCGCAGGCCAAGGAGGCGGCCCTCGCCTTCATCGAGGGCTGGCGGGTGGAGGACGTGGAGCGGCTCACCGAGGAGATCTTCGACGAGCTGATGGCGCCACGGATCTGGAGCGGCACCCGGCGGCTGGCCCAGCGCCACCTCGACGCCGGCGAGCGGGTCTGGCTGGTCAGCGCCGCGCCGGTGGAGATCGGCCGGGTGATCGCGGCCCGCCTCGGGCTGACCGGCGCGATCGGCACGGTGGCCGAGATCGTCGACGGCGCGTACACCGGACGGTTGGTCGGCGACCTGATGCACGGCCCAGCCAAGGCCGAGGCGATCACCCAGCTGGCCGCGGTCGAAGGGCTGGACCTGAGCCGGTGCGCCGCCTACAGCGACTCGTCGAACGACCTGCCGATGCTGTCGGCGGTGGGCCGGGCGGTGGCGGTCAACCCGGACGGCACCCTGCTGCGGCAGGCCCGGCAGCAGGGCTGGGAGGTGCGGGACTTCCGCACCGGGCGTCGAGCGGTCAAGATCGCCGTACCGTCCACCGCCGCCGCGGGCCTGGTCGCCGGGGCGGTCACCGCCGGCCTGGCGCTGCACCGCCGCCGCCGCGCCAACTGACCGATCAGGTCAGGGGCCGAACGGGTCTGGCCGGCGCTCCAGCAGCTTGTGCAGGGTCTGCTGGATGGTCTCCCGCACCTGGTCGGCGAGATTGAACACCACCAGCGGGTCGTCCGCGGAGTCGGTCAGGTGGGCGGTCGGGATCGGCGGGCAGAACTCGATCAGCCACTTGCTCGGCAGCGGCACCATGCCCAGCGGGCCGAGCCACGGGAAGGTCGGCGTGACCGGGAAGTACGGCAGCTTGAGCAGCCGGGCGAGCGGCTTGATGTCGGCGAGCATCGGATAGATCTCCTCGCCGCCGACGATGGCCACCGGAACGATCGGGGTGCCGGTGCGCAGCGCCGCCGAGACGAACCCGCCGCGGCCGAAGCGCTGCAGCTTGTAGCGCTCGGAGTAGAGCTTGCCGACGCCCTTGAAGCCCTCCGGGAAGACGCCGACCAGCTCGCCGTTGCCGAGCAGCCGCTCAGCATCCGGGTTGCAGGCCACCGTGCCACCGGACTTGCGGGCCAGCTCGGAGACGACCGGCATCCGGAAGACCAGGTCGGCGCCGAGCAGGCGCAGGTAGCGGCGCGCCGGGTGCCGGTCGTGCAGGGCCGCCGAGAGGATCAACGCGTCCAGCGCCACCGTGCCGGAGTGGTTGCCCACCACCAGGCCGGCGCCGTCGGTGGGCACGTGTTCGATGCCGGTGACCTCGGTGCGGAACCAGTCCCGGTAGAGCACCCGCAGCAGCGGGTGGAAGACCGCGCTGGTCAGCTCCGGGTCGAAGCCGAACTCGTCCACCTCGTAGTCGCCGGCCAGCCGGCGGCGCAGGAAGGCCAGGCCGTTGGCCACCTTGCGGTCCCAGTGGTCGCCCGGCCGGTCCGGCACCGCCGGCCCCCGCCCGGCTCCACCGCCGCCCGGGGCGTCGGTGGCCGGCTCGTCGCGGCCCGCCGGAGCATCGGTGGCGGCCTCGGCCGGCGCGGAAGCCACCGGCTCGTCGGTGGCCGCGGTGTCCGACTCGTCGGCGGCGGGCCGGTGCCCGTTGGCCCGCGCCGCGCCCGGGTCCGCCACGGTCAGCGGTACGTCGTACCGGCGGTCCCGCCGCTCCTCCGGCCCGCTCATGCCGGCACTCCGCTCCGTGCCGTGCCGTCATGAGACACCGTCGCGCTGAGCTTGATGATCCCCTCGCTCATGTGCGCTCCCGTACGGCGGCGCGGACCTGCCGGATCCCGTCCAGCACGAGCCGCTCGGCGGCGGCGAGTTGGTCCCGGGACACCACCACGCCGCCGTGGTGCGCCCGGATGAAGTCGTCGAAGGCGGCCGCCGTGGAGCGGGGGGTGAAGTCGTACTCGCGCTCCAGCCGGCTGGTGTCGACCACCCGGCCGTGCACGAAGAGGTCGACCTGGTCGAGGCCATACCGGCCGAAGCCGAGGTTGCGGGCGAGCGCGGCGGCCCCGGACAGGCCCGGCTCCAGCACCGGCACGGCCACCCGGCCGGCCCGGCGGATCGCCTGGGAGAGCGAGAGCACCCCCGGCCCGGCGACGTTGTAGGTGCCCGGATGGTCCTCCACGATCGACCGGTGCAGCACCTCCAGCGCGTCGTCGAAGTGCAGGAACTGCAACCGGGGGTCGCGGCCGAAGACGGTGGGCACCACCGGCTGGGAGAAGTACCGGGTGAGCGTGGTGTCGGCGGTCGAGCCGATGAACGGCGCGAAGCGCAGCACGGTGGCGGTGACGTCGGACCGGCGCCGGCGGAAGCCGCGCACGTACGCCTCGATGTCGAGGATGTCGCGGGCAAATCCGCCGCGCGGCACCTCGCGCGGCTCGGTCTCCTCGGTGAACACCGCCGGGTCGCGGAACGAGGCCCCGTACGCGGCTGTCGAGGAGCGGACCACGAGCTTGCGCAGCCGGGGCGCCCGCTGGCAGGCGGCGAGCAGCTGCATGGTGCCGATGACGTTCTGTTCCTTCATCGCCGACCGGCCGCCGTGCTGCTGGTCCGGGGCGCTGACCAGGGCGAGATGCACCACCGCGTCGACCTCCAGGTCGGCCAGCAGCCCGCCGAGCGAGCCGGCGTCGACGCGGATCCGCTCGACCCGGTCGAGCAGGTCGGTGAACTCGGCGCCCGGCTCCGGCGGGTCGACGCCGATGACCCGTTCGATCCGCGGGTCCGCGGCGAGTCGGGCGGCGACGTGCGCGCCGAGGTAACGGCCGACCCCGGTCACGACGACGACCCCCGGAGCACCTGGGGTGCCACCGGGGGTCATGTCTCGCACCTCCCCCGGCAGGCGGGATCGAGCCGGGACAGCCACGGCCTGATCACCTGAGCCTCCGAGGGTCTGCAGTTGGCGAGTGACGACGGACGCCGGGCCGTGGCCCGGCTCCGGTCACTTGCCGAGACGGCGACGCTGGACGCGGGTCTTGCGCAGCAGCTTGCGGTGCTTCTTCTTAGCCATGCGCTTGCGGCGCTTCTTGACCACCGAGCCCATACGACAGCCTTTCGATGCAACGTGCGGGGCGACCGGATGACACCACCCTCCGGTGGCGTCCGCGACCGCTTGCGGACAACGGACCGGACCAGCGTGGGGGCGGCGGGGCGCACCGGTGTGCGGTCACGGTCGGGTCCAGGGTAGCGGGAGAGCTTCAGCAGGACCAACGCGACCCCGGTCGACGGGCGTCAACGCCCACCGCTCGGGGGGTCCGCGGGCGGCTCAGGCGGTTTCCTGAAAGGCGCCCCGGAGATATTCGTGCACCGCGTGCTCGGGCACCCGGAACGAGCGACCCACCCGTACCGCGGTCAGCTCACCGCTGTGCACCAGGCGGTAGACCGTCATCTTCGACACCCGCATCACCGTCGCCACCTCGGCGACGGTCAGGAACTTGACCTCCGACAGCCGACCGTCGGACTGCGACCCGGCCATGGCTCACCGACCCATCCCATGCCCGGCGCGTGCCACCGGACAGGATCTCCCGCCCGGACCGGCGTACGCGCGTGTTACCAGTACGGTAGCGGGGCGGCTGTGACCGGCGCGATCCCTTCGTACAACTGATCATAATTCGGCACCCGATTCACCCGTTCCGACCTGCCGATATTCGCCTCGGCACGCCGGATGTCCCGGTTCCCGGCGACGATCCGCGCACCGCCCGCCGGCCGACCGGCCGGGTCACTCGGCGCGCAACGCCACCACCGGGTCGAGGCGGCCGGCCCGCTGCGCGGGCACCACGCCGAAGACGATGCCGACCGCCGCCGACACGCCGAACGCGAGCGCCAGCGACCACCAGGTGATCGCCGCCGGGATCGGCGACAGCGCGTCCACCAGCAGGGCGGTGCCCACGCCGAGGGCCATGCCGGTGAGCCCGCCCACCGAGGTGAGCAGCACCGCCTCCAGCAGGAACTGCACGCCGATGTCCCGGGGCCGGGCGCCGACCGCCTTGCGCAGGCCGATCTCCCGGGTCCGTTCCCGCACGCTGACCAGCATGATGTTGGAGACGCCGACCCCGCCCACCAGCAGCGAGATGCCGGCGATCGCGGCCAGTACGCCGGTGAGGACGCCCAGGATGTCGCCGAGCACACCGAGGATCTGCTCCTGGGTCACCGCGCTGAACTCGGTGCCCGGATGCCGGCGGGTCAGCTCGGCCACGATCCGGTCGCCCAGCTCGTCGATCCGCTCCCGGTCCGGCGCCTTCACCGCGATGCCGTCGACCCGCTGGGTGCCGTAGAGCCGCTGCGCGGCGGTCACCGGGACGTGCACCTCGTCGTCGCGGTCCACGCCGAGGCTCTGCCCGAGCGGGCCGAAGACGCCGATCACCCGGAACCGCACCCCGGCCACGGTGATCTGCCGCCCGACCGGGTCCCGGTCGGGGAAGAGGGCGCGCGCCACCGAGGCGCCGAGCACCGCCACCCGCCGGCTGGTGTCCACGTCGGAGCCGCTCAGGTAACGCCCCCGCGCGAGTTCCCGGGTGAACACCGACGGGGTGGTCTCCAGCACCCCCTGCACGGTGCTGAAGTCGGCCCGGCCGCCGGCCCGTACGGTCGCGCCGGAGGCGACGGTCACCGCGACCCGGTCGCGGTCGCCGACCACCCGGGCGACGGCGTCCACGTCGGCCAGGGTGAGCGGGGAGACGGCCGGGGCGGCGCCCACGTCCAGCCGGCCGGGGACCACCAGCAGCAGGTTGGAGCCCAGCCCTTCGACCTGCTGCTCGACCTTCTGCTTGGTGCCGGTGCCGATGGCCACCAGGATCACCACCGAGGCGACCCCGATGATCACGCCGAGCATGGTCAGCGCGCTGCGCAGCCGGTTGGCGCGCAGCGCGGCCAGCGCCACCCGCCAGGCCTCCGCCACCCTCACGAGCCGGCTCCGGCCCGGTCGTCGG
This genomic window contains:
- a CDS encoding HAD family hydrolase; translation: MVRSRKVTVSTDAHGHTAGWAETDPAAPTPPEPDPTAAAFFDVDNTMMQGASIYWFARGLAARKYFTTSDLVRFAWQQLRFRLLATEHAGDMSQAKEAALAFIEGWRVEDVERLTEEIFDELMAPRIWSGTRRLAQRHLDAGERVWLVSAAPVEIGRVIAARLGLTGAIGTVAEIVDGAYTGRLVGDLMHGPAKAEAITQLAAVEGLDLSRCAAYSDSSNDLPMLSAVGRAVAVNPDGTLLRQARQQGWEVRDFRTGRRAVKIAVPSTAAAGLVAGAVTAGLALHRRRRAN
- a CDS encoding lysophospholipid acyltransferase family protein; its protein translation is MPDRPGDHWDRKVANGLAFLRRRLAGDYEVDEFGFDPELTSAVFHPLLRVLYRDWFRTEVTGIEHVPTDGAGLVVGNHSGTVALDALILSAALHDRHPARRYLRLLGADLVFRMPVVSELARKSGGTVACNPDAERLLGNGELVGVFPEGFKGVGKLYSERYKLQRFGRGGFVSAALRTGTPIVPVAIVGGEEIYPMLADIKPLARLLKLPYFPVTPTFPWLGPLGMVPLPSKWLIEFCPPIPTAHLTDSADDPLVVFNLADQVRETIQQTLHKLLERRPDPFGP
- a CDS encoding NAD-dependent epimerase/dehydratase family protein, producing MTPGGTPGAPGVVVVTGVGRYLGAHVAARLAADPRIERVIGVDPPEPGAEFTDLLDRVERIRVDAGSLGGLLADLEVDAVVHLALVSAPDQQHGGRSAMKEQNVIGTMQLLAACQRAPRLRKLVVRSSTAAYGASFRDPAVFTEETEPREVPRGGFARDILDIEAYVRGFRRRRSDVTATVLRFAPFIGSTADTTLTRYFSQPVVPTVFGRDPRLQFLHFDDALEVLHRSIVEDHPGTYNVAGPGVLSLSQAIRRAGRVAVPVLEPGLSGAAALARNLGFGRYGLDQVDLFVHGRVVDTSRLEREYDFTPRSTAAAFDDFIRAHHGGVVVSRDQLAAAERLVLDGIRQVRAAVRERT
- a CDS encoding 30S ribosomal protein bS22 translates to MGSVVKKRRKRMAKKKHRKLLRKTRVQRRRLGK
- a CDS encoding helix-turn-helix domain-containing protein gives rise to the protein MAGSQSDGRLSEVKFLTVAEVATVMRVSKMTVYRLVHSGELTAVRVGRSFRVPEHAVHEYLRGAFQETA
- a CDS encoding ABC transporter permease, with translation MRVAEAWRVALAALRANRLRSALTMLGVIIGVASVVILVAIGTGTKQKVEQQVEGLGSNLLLVVPGRLDVGAAPAVSPLTLADVDAVARVVGDRDRVAVTVASGATVRAGGRADFSTVQGVLETTPSVFTRELARGRYLSGSDVDTSRRVAVLGASVARALFPDRDPVGRQITVAGVRFRVIGVFGPLGQSLGVDRDDEVHVPVTAAQRLYGTQRVDGIAVKAPDRERIDELGDRIVAELTRRHPGTEFSAVTQEQILGVLGDILGVLTGVLAAIAGISLLVGGVGVSNIMLVSVRERTREIGLRKAVGARPRDIGVQFLLEAVLLTSVGGLTGMALGVGTALLVDALSPIPAAITWWSLALAFGVSAAVGIVFGVVPAQRAGRLDPVVALRAE